Genomic segment of Mycolicibacterium sarraceniae:
ACATTCGGTGCGATCGCTGTGTACGCACTGCAACAAATGCATGCCGACGATTTACTCGCGGACCCTTTGTGTGGTGACGGGCGGTCCGGCATGACGAGCAGTCGGCGTCGCTACCGATAGAGTTAGCGGCGATGACTCGACCAGCCGCACCCGTTCTGACAGTTCGCTACGACGGGTCGGAGCGCACCTTCGCCGCAGGCCATGACGTCGTGGTAGGCCGCGATCTGCGCGCCGACGTGCGAATCGCCCACCCGTTGATATCGCGTGCCCACCTGGTGTTGCGCTTCGATCACGGCCGATGGATGGCCGTCGACAACGGCTCACTCAACGGCATGTTCGTCAATGGCCGCCGGATGCCGTCGGTCGATATCACCGATGGCATGACCGTGAACGTCGGCAATCCCGACGGGCCCCCGATGAGCTTCGGGCTTGGCCGCGACCAGGGTTCGGTGGGGCGTCCGCCGCAGACCTCGTCGGTGCGCCTGGCCGCCCCGCCTTCCTCGCCGTCGTGGCCGGCCGCGCCGAGCCGGGGTGCGGCGACCGCCGGATCGTGGCAGCAGGCGCCGCCCGCGTATCCGACGAGTGGCTCGCGCGCCCAACCGACGTACCACCCGCCGACGGTCTCCGGACCTGCGGCGGCGCCCCCGCCCGCGACCGCGCCGACCCAGCTGCGCCAGGCGGTCGGCAAGGCCCCGGTGGGCGGATCGTCGAACCTCGCGACGTCGATGCTCAAGATCCTGCGGCCGGGCGCGCCCAGCGAGGTGCCGCCCGGCGGTATCAAGATCGGCCGCGCGACCGATAACGACATCGTCATCCCCGACGTGCTGGCCTCGCGCCACCACGCCACGCTGATCCCAACCCCGGGTGGGACGGAGATCGTCGACAACCGCAGCATCAACGGCACGTTCGTCAACGGCACGCGGGTCGACACCGCGATGCTGAACGAGGGCGACACCGTCACGATCGGCAACATCGACCTGGTCTTCGCCGGCGGCACGCTGGCCCGGCGCACCGAGACCGAGGCGGCCACCGCCACCGGCGGTCTGGACGTACGTGCGGTGACGTGGACCATCGAGAACAACAAGACACTGCTGGACAACATCTCGCTGACCGCACGCCCGGGAACGCTCACCGCGGTGATCGGCCCGTCCGGCGCCGGCAAGTCCACGTTCGCGCGACTGGTCGCCGGCTACACCCATCCGACGAGTGGCACAGTGACTTTCGAGGGTCACAACATCCACGCCGAGTACGCCTCGCTGCGCTCCCGGATCGGCATGGTGCCGCAGGACGATGTGGTGCACGGCCAGCTGACGGTCAACCAGGCGCTGATGTACGCCGCCGAACTGCGGCTGCCGCCGGACACCACCAAGGAGGACCGCCAGCAGGTGGTGGCCCAGGTGCTCTCCGAGCTGGAAATGACCCAGCATGGCGACACCCGAGTAGACAAGCTGTCCGGCGGACAGCGCAAGCGCGCATCGGTGGCATTGGAACTGCTGACCGGCCCGTCGCTGCTGATCCTCGACGAGCCGACCTCGGGCCTGGACCCGGCGCTGGACCGCCAGGTGATGACGATGCTGCGCCAGCTGGCCGACGCCGGCCGCGTGGTGCTGGTCGTGACGCACTCGCTGACGTATCTGGATGTGTGCGACCAGGTGCTGCTGCTGGCACCCGGCGGCAAGACCGCGTTTTGCGGGCCGCCCAGCCAGATCGGTCCGGCCATGGGCACCACCAACTGGGCCGATATCTTCAGCAGCGTCGCCGGCGACCCCGACGCCGCCCATCACCGGTACCTGACGCAGACCGGACCTGCTCCCCCACCGCCGCCGCTGGAGGCGCCGTCGAATATGGGCGAGCCGACGCACACCAGTCTGCTGCGGCAGTTCTCCACGATTGCGCGCCGCCAGATGCGGCTGATCATCTCCGACCGCGGCTACTTCATCTTCCTGGCACTGCTGCCGTTCATCATGGGCGTGCTGTCACTGTCGGTGCCCGGCACGGTCGGTTTCGGGAAGCCCGATCCGATGGGCGACGCCCCCAACGAGCCCGGCCAGATTCTGGTGCTGCTCAACGTCGGCGCGATCTTCATGGGGACCGCGCTGACCGTGCGCGATCTGATCGGCGAGCGGCCGATCTTCCGCCGAGAACAGGCGGTCGGGTTGTCGACGACGGCCTATTTGTTGGCGAAGGTCTGTATCTACGCGGTGTTCGCGATCGTGCAGTCCACGATCGTCACCGCGATCACCGTCGCGGGTAAGGGCGGGCCGACGCAGGGTTCGCTGACGTTCCTGAGCCCGACTCTGGAGTTGTTCGTGGTGATGGCCGCGACGACGGTCACCGCGGCGATGGTGGGTCTGGCGCTGTCCGCGCTGGCGAAGTCGAACGAACAGATCATGCCGCTGCTGGTCGTGGCTGTCATGAGTCAGCTGGTGTTCTCCGGCGGCATGATCCCGGTGACCGACCGCATGGTGCTCGATCAGTTGTCGTGGATCACCCCGGCCCGCTGGGGCTTCGCGGCGTCGGCATCGACGATCGACCTGATCACGCTGGTGCCCGGCCCGTTGACCCCCAAAGACGCGCACTGGCATCACACCGCGTCGGCGTGGTGGTTCGACATGGGCATGCTCGGGGCGCTGTGTGTCGGTTACCTGAGCCTGGTGCGGTGGAAGATTCGGCTCAAGAGCGCTTAGCTCGCAGGCCAGCTCCCGTTGAGGTGCAACGTCACTGGAATTCGCGTCAAGGTTGACCGCTGTTCATCCAACGTCCATAGCGTTCGGCGCATGAGGATGAAAGCGGCGGCGCTGGCCGCAGCAGTGAGCCTGTCGGTCGTGTTGGCCCCGACCGCGGCGGCCGATCCGAGTGTGGACAAATTCGGCGGCTGGAACCACCTTGTCGACAACGGCGGGCAGGTGATCACGATCTGGAAGATCAGTGATCTCAAGCCCAGCAGCGACACCATCCCCGGCTACCCGGTGGCGGGCAAGCTGTGGGAGGCCACTGCCAAGGTGCGCGCCGCCAAAGGCTCCGTGACGCCGATCATTCCGGACTTTAGCTCCCCGGGTGGCCAACGTTCGTGACGTTCTCGGCTGATCCCTTTGTCTGGTTTTACGAACGGGTTTCTTCTGTGCGTTCGCGAGGTTCTCAGCAAACGGCCTGCTGTGTCGCGGACTTGCGGACCAACCGACTCTCTGAAATGGGCGCTGTACCTACTTAATTCCCGCCTTTGACTTCCACGACGTTCACGCTCCGCGGCCTGCGCTGTCGGTCTGCGGACCGACCGCCGACTGCGCCGTCGACACCCGCAGCGACTTCGCCATCTAGGTGCATTGACAAGGTACGGCGCGGGGACGGTCCCAGATTGGTTGACTGAACCTGGGGCAGTCCCAACCTTCAGCCCCCGCATCGCGCTTCCGGTCCGGCCGGATTTGTCATCTACAGCGTTCTACCAGGAAGAGTCGGTATCGTCCGGGCCGTTCAAGTGAGCGGTGCGGAATCCGGTGCAAATCCGGTGCGGTCGCGCCACTGTGACCAGCGCCGCCGATTACCATTCGGCAGCGCTGGGAGTCAGACCCTCCCGCTCACCTCACCCACGACGGGGACGCGCAATCCCTCAGGGAGGTCATGGCCATGCCAATTGCAGCTGAATCGTCTCAAGCTCGCAATGTATTTCGGAGAATGGCCAAGTCCTGGAATCGGCGCGACTGGCTTGAGTTCAGCGCCCTGGTCGCCGCGATAGGCAGTCTGCACCTCGTCGGATTCGGATCGCTGGTAGTGCTTGTGGCTCCGCACCACTACCACGTCGGCACCCAGGTGTTCGGCGTCGGCCTAGGCATCACCGCCTACACTTTCGGACTACGCCACGCCTTCGACGCCGACCACATCGCCGCAATCGACAACACCACTCGAAAACTCACCGCTGACGGGAGTAAGCCCAAGTCGGTGGGATTCTGGTTCGCCATGGGCCACTCGATGATGGTCCTCGCGCTGGCCGTGTTGGTCGTGGCCGCCACCAGAATCGCGGGCACCCTATTGGACGATGACTCGGCGGCCCGCCAGTCGCTCGGGATTGCCGGAACGCTGGCCAGCGGACTGTTCCTGTGGCTGATCGGCATCATCAATGTCGTTGCTCTGATTGGCATCTGGCGGGTGTTCACGGCGCTGCGCCGTGGCGAGTTCAACGAGCAGGACCTTGAAGACCAATTGGAGAACCGCGGGTTCCTCGCACGCATACTGCGTCCAATCATGAAGCGGATCAAACATCCGGTCCAGATGTTCCCGGTCGGTATCCTGTTCGGGCTCGGTTTCGACACCGCGACCGAAGTGGCCCTGCTCGCTCTTGCCGGCACCGGCGCGGCTGCTGGTCTGCCTTGGTTCGCCGTGCTGACTCTCCCCGTATTGTTCGCCGCCGGAATGACCCTGATGGACACCGCCGACGGGCTGTTCATGACCGTCGCCTACGACTGGGCCTTCGCTAACCCTGTGCGCAAGATCTACTACAACATCACTATCACCGGCCTGTCGGTGGCAGTGGCACTACTGATCGGCAGCATCGAACTCGTCTCAGTGATGCACGACAACCTCGGCTGGACCACTCCGGTCACCGACTGGATCAGCGGCATCGACCTGAACAACTTCGGCTTCGTCATCGTAGGACTCTTCGTCATCACCTGGACCTGCGCGATCGCTTACTGGCGAATCAGCGGCGGCGAAAACCGATGGCAGACCGCGCCCGCGACCGACACCTAAACGAAGCGCATGATCGGCCGGGTGCCGGTAGGCCAACCAACCTAGACCCGCCCGATGTTGCCGATGAAGCGGGAGTGTCAGGTATGCGTGCCCTCACCGGAGGCGTGAGCGCCGATCCAATGCAACAGCTCGTGCACGGTCGGGTCGTCGAGTCGGTACCTCACACTGCGTCCGACGCGGGTGGCGCTGACCCAACCTGGCTGGCGCAGGATGCGCAGCGCCTGCGAGACGGTGTTCTCCGGTCGTCCCAGCGCTGCGGCCAGATCGCCCACGCAGATCCCCGGCGCACGGTGCAGCGCCAGCAGGATTTGCAGCCGGTTGGGGTCGGCAAGCAGATCAAAGCGCACTGACCAAGCCTGGGTATCCATCTCCAGCAATGCGGACTCCGCGTTGGCGATGCATTTGAGGCGGTCCACGCCAAACACT
This window contains:
- a CDS encoding ArsR/SmtB family transcription factor, whose protein sequence is MDTQAWSVRFDLLADPNRLQILLALHRAPGICVGDLAAALGRPENTVSQALRILRQPGWVSATRVGRSVRYRLDDPTVHELLHWIGAHASGEGTHT
- the nicT gene encoding Nickel transporter NicT; this translates as MAMPIAAESSQARNVFRRMAKSWNRRDWLEFSALVAAIGSLHLVGFGSLVVLVAPHHYHVGTQVFGVGLGITAYTFGLRHAFDADHIAAIDNTTRKLTADGSKPKSVGFWFAMGHSMMVLALAVLVVAATRIAGTLLDDDSAARQSLGIAGTLASGLFLWLIGIINVVALIGIWRVFTALRRGEFNEQDLEDQLENRGFLARILRPIMKRIKHPVQMFPVGILFGLGFDTATEVALLALAGTGAAAGLPWFAVLTLPVLFAAGMTLMDTADGLFMTVAYDWAFANPVRKIYYNITITGLSVAVALLIGSIELVSVMHDNLGWTTPVTDWISGIDLNNFGFVIVGLFVITWTCAIAYWRISGGENRWQTAPATDT
- a CDS encoding DUF1942 domain-containing protein; this translates as MRMKAAALAAAVSLSVVLAPTAAADPSVDKFGGWNHLVDNGGQVITIWKISDLKPSSDTIPGYPVAGKLWEATAKVRAAKGSVTPIIPDFSSPGGQRS
- a CDS encoding FHA domain-containing protein; amino-acid sequence: MTRPAAPVLTVRYDGSERTFAAGHDVVVGRDLRADVRIAHPLISRAHLVLRFDHGRWMAVDNGSLNGMFVNGRRMPSVDITDGMTVNVGNPDGPPMSFGLGRDQGSVGRPPQTSSVRLAAPPSSPSWPAAPSRGAATAGSWQQAPPAYPTSGSRAQPTYHPPTVSGPAAAPPPATAPTQLRQAVGKAPVGGSSNLATSMLKILRPGAPSEVPPGGIKIGRATDNDIVIPDVLASRHHATLIPTPGGTEIVDNRSINGTFVNGTRVDTAMLNEGDTVTIGNIDLVFAGGTLARRTETEAATATGGLDVRAVTWTIENNKTLLDNISLTARPGTLTAVIGPSGAGKSTFARLVAGYTHPTSGTVTFEGHNIHAEYASLRSRIGMVPQDDVVHGQLTVNQALMYAAELRLPPDTTKEDRQQVVAQVLSELEMTQHGDTRVDKLSGGQRKRASVALELLTGPSLLILDEPTSGLDPALDRQVMTMLRQLADAGRVVLVVTHSLTYLDVCDQVLLLAPGGKTAFCGPPSQIGPAMGTTNWADIFSSVAGDPDAAHHRYLTQTGPAPPPPPLEAPSNMGEPTHTSLLRQFSTIARRQMRLIISDRGYFIFLALLPFIMGVLSLSVPGTVGFGKPDPMGDAPNEPGQILVLLNVGAIFMGTALTVRDLIGERPIFRREQAVGLSTTAYLLAKVCIYAVFAIVQSTIVTAITVAGKGGPTQGSLTFLSPTLELFVVMAATTVTAAMVGLALSALAKSNEQIMPLLVVAVMSQLVFSGGMIPVTDRMVLDQLSWITPARWGFAASASTIDLITLVPGPLTPKDAHWHHTASAWWFDMGMLGALCVGYLSLVRWKIRLKSA